From Schistocerca cancellata isolate TAMUIC-IGC-003103 chromosome 6, iqSchCanc2.1, whole genome shotgun sequence, a single genomic window includes:
- the LOC126191075 gene encoding probable nuclear hormone receptor HR38: protein MRTTTCSHHSKCYDSNNNSQQGVHDINAAAFFSPELGSSKEPSAAAAAAAAAAAASSADLALSRVPLGSTPLSVASSMLLLQTQAPFGSSSFADLLSAPYSEETGALSEDIDPFPDVVFQTAPEPPAPAPAPAPAPAPLPSFQETYSPRYPHQAAAAAGPYKMDDDCYNVAPPYNHHQHQTHHHHHQVAGASPYEFAPSPHPQHAPFAPYFPPAGAPPPPQQPPQPSPGAAAAAAGFDPLVCHESYSLPHFPSELHVAATALSPRQRRASLPLQRSESTTSSSSESPKLRVLTAAGPPPSASSSASSSPGAGPGPEALVPPPASVAAAASAQPPPPPAAPGPSGSRAGPAGSAAPPSPSQLCAVCGDTAACQHYGVRTCEGCKGFFKRTVQKGSKYVCLADKACPVDKRRRNRCQFCRFQKCLAVGMVKEVVRTDSLKGRRGRLPSKPKSPQESPPSPPVSLITALVRAHVDTSPDLASLDYSQYREPSPTEPLISEAEKVQQFYNLLTTSVDVIRAFADKIPGFTDLCREDQELLFQSASLELFVLRLAHRTRPDDTKLTFCNGVVLDKQQCQRSFGDWLHAIMEFCQSLHAMDIDISAFACLCALTLVTERHGLKEPHKVEQLQMKIISSLRDHVTYNAEAQRKPHYFSRLLGKLPELRSLSVQGLQRIFYLKLEDLVPAPPLIENMFVASLPF, encoded by the exons GTCCCGAGCTCGGCAGCAGCAAGGAGCCgagcgcagccgccgccgccgccgccgccgccgccgccgcctcctccgcgGACCTCGCTCTGAGTCGCGTGCCGCTGGGCTCCACGCCTCTCTCCGTCGCCTCAAGTATGCTGCTTCTGCAGACGCAG GCCCCGTTCGGATCGAGCAGCTTCGCGGACCTGCTGTCCGCGCCCTACTCGGAAGAGACCGGCGCCCTTTCCGAGGACATCGACCCGTTCCCGGACGTGGTCTTCCAGACCGCCCCCGAACCGCCAGCGCCCGCCCCCGCGCCCGCGCCCGCCCCCGCGCCGCTGCCCAGCTTCCAGGAGACGTACTCTCCGCGCTACCCGCaccaggccgccgccgccgccgggccCTACAAGATGGACGACGACTGCTACAACGTGGCGCCGCCCTACAACCACCACCAGCACCAgacgcaccaccaccaccaccag GTGGCGGGCGCGTCGCCGTACGAGTTCGCGCCGTCGCCGCACCCGCAGCACGCGCCCTTCGCGCCGTACTTCCCGCCGgcgggcgcgccgccgccgccgcagcagccgccgcagcCCAGCCccggggccgccgccgccgccgccggcttcGACCCCCTCGTCTGCCACGAGTCCTACTCGCTGCCGCACTTCCCCAGCGAGCTGCACGTCGCCGCCACCGCGCTCAGCCCGCGCCAGCGGAGGGCCTCGCTGCCCCTGCAGCGGTCAGAGTCCACCACCAG cagcagcagcgagtCGCCGAAGCTGCGCGTGCTCACTGCCGCGGGCCCGCCGCCCTCCGCTTCGTCGTCCGCCTCCAGCTCGCCCGGCGCCGGGCCGGGCCCGGAGGCGCTGGTGCCGCCCCCGGCGAGCGTGGCCGCCGCCGCCAGCGcgcagccgccgcccccgcccGCCGCCCCCGGGCCGTCCGGCAGCCGCGCGGGGCCCGCAGGCTCGGCCGCGCCGCCCAGCCCGTCCCAGCTGTGCGCCGTCTGCGGCGACACGGCCGCCTGCCAGCATTACGGCGTGCGCACCTGCGAGGGCTGCAAGGGCTTCTTCAAGCGCACCGTGCAGAAGGGCTCCAAGTACGTCTGCCTCGCCGACAAGGCGTGCCCCGTGGACAAGCGGCGGCGCAACCGCTGCCAGTTCTGCCGCTTCCAGAAGTGCCTCGCCGTCGGCATGGTGAAGGAGGTGGTGCGCACCGACTCGCTCAAGGGCCGGCGCGGCCGCCTGCCGTCCAAGCCCAAGTCGCCGCAGgagtcgccgccgtcgccgcccgtCTCGCTCATCACGGCGCTGGTGCGCGCGCACGTCGACACGTCGCCCGACCTCGCCAGCCTCGACTACTCGCAG TACCGTGAACCGTCGCCAACGGAACCACTGATCAGCGAGGCAGAGAAGGTGCAGCAGTTCTACAACCTATTGACGACGTCCGTCGACGTGATACGCGCCTTCGCAGATAAAATCCCCGGCTTCACGGACCTGTGCCGCGAGGACCAGGAACTGCTCTTCCAGTCCGCTTCCTTAGAGCTCTTCGTTCTGCGGCTAGCACACAG AACACGGCCAGATGACACGAAGCTGACTTTTTGCAATGGAGTTGTGCTTGACAAGCAACAATGCCAGCGAAGTTTCGGAGACTGGTTGCATGCAATTATGGAGTTCTGTCAGTCCTTACATGCTATGGATATTGACATCTCTGCTTTTGCTTGCCTTTGTGCACTCACTTTGGTCACAG AACGGCATGGTCTGAAAGAACCACATAAAGTAGAGCAACTGCAAATGAAGATCATAAGCTCACTCAGGGACCATGTCACATACAATGCTGAAGCTCAACGCAAGCCACATTACTTCTCCCGCTTGCTTGGAAAACTTCCTGAGCTTCGATCACTGAGTGTACAGGGGCTCCAGAGGATTTTCTATCTGAAGCTGGAAGATCTTGTTCCTGCTCCACCACTGATTGAAAATATGTTTGTGGCAAGCCTGCCATTTTGA